caaatatatcataatagTTAATTTAGCTCCTAAACGgatgactatttttttttcgaaatatttgaattgagttTGAAATTGCAGCCGAGTAAACAGTGTATTAATAATAACGTAACAGACGACGGTGCCTTTGGAAACCATTGATGACATTGGATATAAAAGATCATAGACCAACTATAGTAACTAGACGTCGGTTTGGGGTGGCCAACATAAGACAGATAATATCCTGTGTATATAGGtacaataggtacataatataacacaagtgtactttcactatcacttttacatcataaaacacaacatcgcaccatatttccttcgattccACTTAAAAGTCACTGatattgaataaatagtggataaTTCACGTTTTCTGTGCAGCGCTATCatgtttgtttagcacacctggtgtgctgaccttgaaaaaaccggcacgcatggcgaatcaaaaaatctaatcactctatctcatttctttacataagactcgcataagtttttctttttctcgtgtgagtgagacggaagctatcaattagtctagttactatacttgatCTTTTGGGATTTTTATGTCTTTGACAGATGAGTTGATCTTTGatgacacaaaaaaaaattgaatattttaagcTTACGACTATGAAACATTGAGACAATACTATAAGCTACTTgcctattaaaaaaatgtaaccaTAATTACTGTTCCGGTCAACGTATTTCCACCACAATATCGCTGACTCAGGTTTCAACACTCCTAATTCACTCCTTTCTGAAAAAAAAGTCTTATTTCTAAAGCAGTATTCAAGCGGTTaagttcaaataaaaacatttttaaaacaaggttatcagttaaaatttaactcaaataaaatttgaatacaaaaatttgtgaacgatgcgggactcgaaaccgcgttccgtgcgagtgctctttccaattgagccaacctttcgagtgacgtaccGCTCTAGCTGCATTGTAAGTGTTGGTTAACAAATTGCTGGAAATATACCGATCAAAATAACGAcacatagtcaaagtcaaataaacttaattcaattaagCTTAATCTAAGctttttgaatagtcactataaatatttctttaaaattactgaatttacgaCATATTCGGAAAaatttgagctcgtgagaagaacatacaagaaactgaacggccggtcttttcaatcaaatagagtatctTACAtaggctgtaatatacatataataatttagtttgtTAGTGATAGTGTTTGAACAATTTCATAAAAGTAGTATGAACTCACTTTTAGCTTTCACTAGTTTGGGGAAACCACAAGACCTCGGTACCACATGCAATAGTAAAACAAACAGAGCTGCAACGGTCGCTTCTCGTAatctgaaaatattataatactatcaAATATAAAACGTCATTTTAACAAAGCTTCGAAATAAAACTGAATAATTAcaactgttttaaataaataaaacgtttatgcacgtaaatgtttaaattgacgaaatattttttatatggaaaaggaggacaaacgagcgtacggttaagtgatcaccatcgcccacattctctaacaataccagaggaatcacaggagcgttgccggccttgaaggttcatttgtatttttgttatacataataaaaaacatcTTGACAGACAGAGAGAGTAAGTGATAGacattgaatttattgtttttatgacaataagggacgatacgagcgtGACGTTCAGATAGTGGTAATTGAGACGCcgtccccattacaatgcagtgccactcagaattctagtaaaacccaaatattcggagcggcactacgattgcgcttgtcaccttgagacataagatattaagtcttatttgcccagtaatttcactagctacggcacccttcagaccgaaacaataattcttacatatcactacttcacggcagaaataggcaccgttgtggtacccataatctagccggtatcctgtgcaatggagcctcccaatggtattatatactgttaaatatttaacattcaTTGGACACTAACTGAGATTTCAGAAATACTTAATTTAGCAAAAGTCAAAGCTCTGAGAAGAAAGGGTATCATATATTATGCACTTGTTCAATCTTACCTCGGTAACTGCGGAGAGCGTATATTCAGAAAGGTGGATTGTGAAGAAACTCCAAACATTGCAAGTGTATAAAGAAAGATCGAAAAAATCGTCAGCTGTAAGGAAAAAATTGATTGTATTTGCTTACTTCAAGTGCTCTAcgagatataataatatagttgcAGTACCCACATTAGTACAGAGCTTCATTTGTCGAATTAAGTCTTAAAACACAAAATcttataacaattaaatttcTGTTATAACAATCAACAGGCTATAATATGAAAATTGTATGCTTAAGTATTTACAGATATAGTCATCCGGGAATCCAGACCGACGCAAgacacaataaattcatttttcaatataaacTAGTTAACAAgataattttaaagttatatcattttaaactctttaattaattatcataataattatgtatattcaataaattcgtttattttatgttatttgccATTACTCttgctataaatattattgttacaggaaaatttattatatgcagATTTACTAatgaaaattttgtgtttttaaaattgtttaagttttaaaatactaGGCTCCATACAGCATATGGAGCGCGGTAAAGTGAACATTCAGAGAAGATGTCTCACaatatgtttttgtaaacaactctGTTTACAGAAACACTTATACAATTTTTGTCAAGGTCAAAGTTACTTTaccttttatataataaaaaattcagccaagtgcgagtcgaactcgcccatgaagggtttcGTAGCAGccagtaacataatataaaatttcttgaaattcgttgtaactttgatcgatgttttaataccagtgtattttttcaaaattaagttattgattAGTAAACATATTAATAAGTTACCTAAATGATGGGATTTAGATCTAACTATATCCGAGCATATATAGGCTTGTGATAGCTAAACAATCTAATATAAGGATATTCCACGTTGACTAATAATATTTCCAAAGATActattgaatgaatgaaaggtaaattgcggtttacgatttatgacgtattaaaaaaaatctacttactagatctagtACAACCATTTTTAGTGGAATATTGCATGTAATGtacatcacaatttttttttagttttatcattctcttattttaaaaataacagaggtagacacattttaccactttggaagtgtctctcctGCAAACTGTTCAGTTTGGAAAAAAAcgatattaaaaaatttgaagaCCCATCTATGGATATACCACACGTGtcggtttgatgaaaaaaaaattttagtttcagttctaagtattggGAACCcacaaaattttttgtttttatttttattttagtgccgttcacaaaatacaatatctacttaccaagtttcaacagtatagttcttaaagtttCGGAAAAATGTGGCTGTAACACACGGACGGACAggcagacagacatgacgaatccataagggtgcCGTTTCttaccatttggctacggaTCCCTAATAACGGAATATACAATATAACTTAGGAGCCAGTGTTAGGACACTTACCAGTTCATGGCACGTAGCGCTTTTTGGTATTGTACTCTTGTATTTTAGCATTGAATTCATCATTTCTGTCTTACTACTTATGCTCATATTCTTCTTGGTAACTCtaaaaagagaaaataaaataatatacttcatTGACACACTTTGTTCTGTGATAAACTCAAGAATCATTCTTCCACGTTCAACCAAACTATAGCAATAACGGTAACCAGATCGATATGTACCACCGTGTTtaagtaacaattttttttatattttttacggtTTTCATGGAGACGCCATATTAAATTGAAtggcatataaaataaaagatgccACCTGATAATGAAGTCTACAGCGAATGTGCTAGCTACAAATGTATGGGTAAGCAGAACATTCCTAAGCAAATCAAAAACATATAtgatttatttcctttttattattgacagctaattactgacagtagaaggtagtatttTGTCTCTATCTAtctgtatattgggaacggtcgtgaATCTATTCTAAGTCTTTGATAATTTTGTTTCTTCTTGATATTTATCAGTATCAAGAAGAAACAAAATTATCAAATCTAGATGAGGGTCAATGTCAATCGATTTACATCTTGTAAACGTTAAAGTCTTACGTATCTaattataaatcttatatatgaaattctcgtgtcacaatgttagttatcttactcctccgaaacggctttactgatttttaccaatttttcatccccctaaatgttaagggtccacccctaaatttctattttatttttttggacgtaaaattttgtttttatttttttataatacaaaattaaaaaatacattaataaattttcaaccttctacgatcaacccgtatttttgtatcgcgatttttatattattctgttccatccacaaatccgctatagggttgcgagatggcaatgggtcaatacttacaataattattgtagtacgatgaatttagtaggtctgagaatctatatatgaatattatttagtCAAGTATGACTCACCTATTGATCAAAACCATATGATAGCCagtattcaaaatgaaaattccAAAAGCCAACGGAAacgcaaatataaaatactgcgTAAAACTGAAAACGTCGGGATAAGGACTACCACTTCCATTGATGCTGTGAACAAAGATATTCTAGGCATATATTGATGTTAAACAAAACCTATATgtgtatttattgaaataacttTAAATGCGAGACACacattaaaggcataaaggcaaggcataaaaaggtatttattttctcaaaattctttttgatgtcatttctaaataaactagatactactaccgcttcggaaacaaatgcagctctgagagagaagaagcatcgcaagaaactctcccagcattcttttttgcgctcttttaaaataaatagataatattgtAGTGATGACACTGTAGCAATgatgctattgctataaaataatcataatctagtcccaggctgtccgatcacttagttATTCAGCTGTTGAGTAGTAGGatgtttaatttgattttagcTATGTTATCTTGTCCACTGAAGATACTTTTTTATCGGTTACATAACTAACCTTTCGAAAATTGCACGCATTGCTAGAGTGGCGTACGAGGAGTGGAGAATAGCCGTGCCACctgaaataacaatataaaatatagaaaaaactggCCAAGTGTGAGTCAGATTCGCACACGAAAGGTTCCGtacctattatatataaaaacatcatctatataaaaatttcaaCATCGTCAACTATAAAAAACACGTTTATTGTAAAGTTTAGTTTAGTtctattattcattattaacatgaaaaaaaagataacaagataataatactaatattgacacactttttaaacaaattatcttgccccaaattaggcatataaagcctttgttatgggttgcaagacaacgatatattgaatacgatatacttacttaaacatacataaatacataaaaacatccatgaatcggaagcaaacatccatatttatcatataaatgcttgcacctaccgggattcaaacccgggacctctagcatagtaggtaggttcgctaaccactcggctattcGGCACCGTTCGgctaacatttaataaaattacatagcagacggtaatcactggttggctctgcacagggttaCCTAGcgagccatccagaggaatttaatacattaaaggTGGTGTCTCTTTGTTTCCGCTTTTGAGACTGAAACTGTAGATTTATATAAGACATCAAGAACAATGTATGTAATCTTATGTCTTTAAACGAGCTTTTCttgaaacggctccaacgattttcatataatttagtatacaggggatttcgtgGGCGATAAGTCGATTTAGCtaggtttaaattaaaaaaaagtagttttatccgttttttaaaaagaaacagctacaataacattagaatacaaaggtaaatttcgccactatttCCAAGAGTgatattatagctcagatgggtgatccgaaaagcagaagaccccggttcgaatccagatgtcctattagttttttttgttcatgttttgtacattcttaataatccgagcaaggctcggtcgtccagatatttattaacaaatatattaaatgaaatgaaaattgtaTAGGAGTCTACTTAAATatctcttataatatttttttagtatttgctGTTATAGCAGAAACAGAAATACATCATGTGTGTAAATTTTAACTGTCTGTCTATCATGTTTCGAGAAATACAGCCTGTTAGTAGCCGGACAGAGCGATGGAGGAATGGACAACAGAGTCGAAGTAATAGGATATTTCTTTAGGATCGTTTTAACCTTTGGGTACGGAATAAAATGTATGCTATTGAAGCAGCTAACATATTAATTGAACAGTAATTTCaaagaagaaaatattattaatctaaAAGAAAACACATTTGATGTTAGATGAAATCGCCCCAATTGTCGGAATTCACGATCATTTCATATGATTTACTTACCAATAGCAGCTGAAGTTTGAACACAGCTAAGCACGATGTATCTCATTTCATCATAGTTGGGCTCAGTGGCTCGATATCTTGATGTATATGactaaaattaaacaattttatttgtaaacaaagtcagttattgaagtgaaacttctttagaatagATATgtaatagatatataattataattgtgaattgattgtgatttgaaattcgatgaaacgaaaaagcgagacgatagagacacgaacaggtaaatgtataggattcagccggcggAGAATGAGATAGAATACATTACACGTTctcttaaaatgatttaaagcgACAGAAAAAGAGACGACAcacaaattcataagatttaacgtgatGAAATGAGAATGATGATGACGAAAATAAGATAGGTAGCATTGtactgtgttttggtaccaAGCGATCATCTTTGAAGAAGGGACTGTCTTATATATATGACACGAGTATATCTCAAtaaattctgacgtcatgcgcacgacattttactacatagacaccatgagaacataaatatgCAAGCGCTGATAGTTaagtctttcatagcggttgaaatcatgtgtcatcctagtaacatgtaccaggacttcatatgcagtttagaggtttaatgtaaGTTTTGAATCGGATTGATTTTTTGGGACGCCgagttttatttgaaaatgtgcagcagtcgcaTATAGATAGTAGTATATAGATATAGTATCACAtgattacacaacagttgcataaataactataatatgacTTACCTGCAAGTTTTGATATGCTGGCGTAATATATTGAACTATTACAGACGTCAAAAGTAGGCGGTTACAGAACATCGACAGAAAAAATGCTGCTATAGCACTTTTTCCCACCATgctaaaaatcattaaaaataatgttttaaaacaaattcGAAAATGTCTTGGCatgaaacataaattataataaatccaGAAAACAGTAAGTCCTTAAATATCTTCCTTTAATAGttgtcattaataaataatttatttaacgtAAAATTTTGAATACCTTATCCCAGTAAATTTGTTAACATCACCGCAACACAGCAATTTCAACACAATACGTTTATCCATTCCCGACAAATTTAGTAGTAACAGCACCATTCCAGACAAGATAAATATTGCAATGTTTTCCTTGAAACAATTgtgcatttaataaaaaatcaaaaaattagtCTTGCATACAATTATTGATAAGGTTACTCGAGAGTAGAGAGTGCATGACTACTGGCCTACAGtcggagcctcctttgcacaggatgccggcccgattatgggtaccacaacggcgcctttttctcccgtgaagcagtaatgtgtaagcattattatgtttctgtctgaagggcgcaacAGCTAGTGAGATTGTTTCAAATTGCGATATCGCTCAAAATtgagatttttcaagaatctcgagcggctctgcattgtatcACTTGATGTTGAGCATCAGGTGACCGTTTATCTCATCTCGtcacttataaaaaaattggttgTCTTTTAAATCAGTTTACGGAGGATAACTTTACGTGACATCAAAAGATAATCATCgtcataagaaaataaaaaatcctttatgaattgaattgaattattatcaAGAAATGaactatcgttgtcttgtataaTTGGTTAATtagatttatttgaaattagaattagttgccggccttcaaggaaggtgtacgcgctttttttgaaggcacctatgtcgtatcgtcccggaaacaccgcacaaggaagctcattccacagctttgtaggacgaggaagaaagcaccttgaaaaccgcactgtggaggaccgccacacatccagatggtggggatgatatcctaacttgtggcgtgtcgtgcgaaggtggaattcggcggcaggaatcaagttaaacagctcttcggaacattccccgtgataaatgtggtagaagacacacaatgaagcgacgtctctacgcaacgccaagagatccagccgttcacagagcactgggtggtccccgacaatttgagctgctctgcttCGTTTGTTGCACGCTGTCAAATGGATAGAGCTGATACtaaggtgcgccagaccagagctgacagcaatactccgtgtgtggctggacctgcgctttgtagagcgctagaaagtgggccggcttgaagtattgccgtgctctattaacgacccccagcttcttggaagccaatttggctttgcactccagatggccacggaattggcaatcgctcgagattttgagacccagtattccgatactaggcgatgctttaagggaagtgttgtgtATCTagctccaaactaggcatagcctgtactatgggtgcaaaacaacgatttatttaatacaa
This window of the Leptidea sinapis chromosome 18, ilLepSina1.1, whole genome shotgun sequence genome carries:
- the LOC126969550 gene encoding protein I'm not dead yet-like isoform X1; its protein translation is MGIIKSFLRKDPGTPIKGWVPRIKNLLIHHFRGIFGTLILIILIILFLTSESLFGKAMHPVTFMCLWMVVFWLLQPISVPATGFIPIFFLPATGILSSTQVCKCYFNENIAIFILSGMVLLLLNLSGMDKRIVLKLLCCGDVNKFTGISMVGKSAIAAFFLSMFCNRLLLTSVIVQYITPAYQNLQSYTSRYRATEPNYDEMRYIVLSCVQTSAAIGGTAILHSSYATLAMRAIFESINGSGSPYPDVFSFTQYFIFAFPLAFGIFILNTGYHMVLINRVTKKNMSISSKTEMMNSMLKYKSTIPKSATCHELLTIFSIFLYTLAMFGVSSQSTFLNIRSPQLPRLREATVAALFVLLLHVVPRSCGFPKLVKAKKRSELGVLKPESAILWWKYVDRNSNYGYIFLIGAGVAIHTALFTKGLTIMNSVPGGLSPCSLLLIVGIIAVILANIMSGVAACCCLLPIILNLIVSSLVTPNIYRMALAVGIGSSFGFMFPFLYTPAYYVHYEGKVPIHKMVIYSIGSLIICILLLWLAVCYWAPILFSDTGVVQVTTLPPEEAAPPAGGG
- the LOC126969550 gene encoding protein I'm not dead yet-like isoform X2, whose translation is MGIIKSFLRKDPGTPIKGWVPRIKNLLIHHFRGIFGTLILIILIILFLTSESLFGKAMHPVTFMCLWMVVFWLLQPISVPATGFIPIFFLPATGILSSTQVCKCYFNENIAIFILSGMVLLLLNLSGMDKRIVLKLLCCGDVNKFTGISMVGKSAIAAFFLSMFCNRLLLTSVIVQYITPAYQNLQSYTSRYRATEPNYDEMRYIVLSCVQTSAAIGGTAILHSSYATLAMRAIFESINGSGSPYPDVFSFTQYFIFAFPLAFGIFILNTGYHMVLINRVTKKNMSISSKTEMMNSMLKYKSTIPKSATCHELLTIFSIFLYTLAMFGVSSQSTFLNIRSPQLPRLREATVAALFVLLLHVVPRSCGFPKLVKAKKRSELGVLKPESAILWWKYVDRNSAGVAIHTALFTKGLTIMNSVPGGLSPCSLLLIVGIIAVILANIMSGVAACCCLLPIILNLIVSSLVTPNIYRMALAVGIGSSFGFMFPFLYTPAYYVHYEGKVPIHKMVIYSIGSLIICILLLWLAVCYWAPILFSDTGVVQVTTLPPEEAAPPAGGG